The genomic region TTTTTCAACAAAAAATGATACAGCTTTGCGGTAAGCTCATAAGCCTCCAACAGACGTTCCGTCTCCGGATTCACATGAGCAGATTCACGCCCTTGCCAGTCGCCCATAGAGATGTGACTTTCTTCCGCCATCGTCTTGACAGCCTCGGGAAAGGATAACCCTTCGATTTCCATCCTGAATTTGATGGCATTTCCACCCGTGCCGCAACCGTAGCAGTAAAAAATCTGTTTCTCAGGTGTAACGGTGAACGAAGGCGTCTTCTCGGAATGAAAAGGACAGAGGCCTTTCATATACTTCCCCTGTTTGGTCAGATGCACAAATCGGCTCACCGTATCGACAATATCATTCTGCTGTAACACCGATTCAATAATACTTTCGGGTATACCGCCTTGTCCGGTACTCATCTCTGGCCACCTTCATCTCTTCAACACGTAAATATAATTCGATAAACTTACACATTCTCCTGCAAATCTTTTAAAAGTTTTGTCAGTTTATGTTGAAAAATTTCTCGATCCTGCTCTGTGAAAGGCTTTGGGCCTTTTCCGTAATGGCCTCTTTTTCGTGCTTTGGCCGCAGTATGACGAGAATCCAACATGAAATCAATGTCACGATCGTTAAACTCACGACCACGAAAGGATAAAACATAACAACGTTTGCCAAGCGCAAGTGCCGCAAGTCCATAGTCCTGAGTGATAACCACATCGTATGGCTTAATATGATTAGCAATATACAGGTCTGCGCTCTGATCACTACGATCCACTTGCACCGTTCGCACCCCTTCTCCTC from Paenibacillus sp. FSL R5-0341 harbors:
- a CDS encoding DUF188 domain-containing protein, with the protein product MKPGGLGLSELNIRHIVVDGDACPVKTEIAQTARLFNVPVLLVSSFDHLLQGGEGVRTVQVDRSDQSADLYIANHIKPYDVVITQDYGLAALALGKRCYVLSFRGREFNDRDIDFMLDSRHTAAKARKRGHYGKGPKPFTEQDREIFQHKLTKLLKDLQENV